One Halobaculum sp. CBA1158 DNA segment encodes these proteins:
- a CDS encoding anaerobic glycerol-3-phosphate dehydrogenase subunit C, translated as MDLRPGADSCYKCTSCDTSCPVAEVDDSFPGPKFQGPEQWRLKRKEDTEIDDSITGCSNCMRCDGACPSDVPLSQMHNTARAEYVENQQPTLSREYLRNRILANYGTLAGLGSKVPRLTNAIMGNSLVQTVNEKLLGITAERDFPEFADQTFRSWWKQRGGPRVDSEDKRIAYFHGDYANYNTVEVAKALVRVYEAFGYEILVPDQRCSGTPMFANGMLDDARRSAEVNVESLGDAIEQGYDVVASCTSCSMALRQEYPELFDFEGTETVAANTYDALEYLLINENVIDPLSEVDAGDHDIPDFAYHAPCHSRNQGLDRQAVELFRHLDGVNVEDVGDSCSGISGTYGWKEEKYEYSMEIGEEMFEHMEHAEGETGMTECPTCSMQMEHGTGYEIDHPLQVLEAALVDTDVEV; from the coding sequence ATGGACCTCCGCCCCGGCGCGGACTCCTGTTACAAGTGCACCTCCTGTGACACCTCCTGCCCGGTCGCGGAGGTCGACGACTCCTTCCCGGGGCCGAAGTTCCAGGGCCCCGAGCAATGGCGGCTCAAGCGCAAGGAGGACACCGAGATCGACGACTCGATCACGGGCTGTTCGAACTGCATGCGCTGTGACGGGGCGTGTCCCTCGGACGTGCCGCTGTCACAGATGCACAACACCGCCCGCGCGGAGTACGTCGAGAACCAGCAGCCGACGCTCTCGCGGGAGTACCTCCGCAACCGGATCCTCGCCAACTACGGCACGCTCGCCGGGCTCGGCTCGAAGGTGCCCCGGCTGACGAACGCGATCATGGGCAACTCGCTGGTCCAGACAGTCAACGAGAAGCTGCTGGGCATCACCGCCGAGCGCGACTTCCCCGAGTTCGCCGACCAGACGTTCCGGAGCTGGTGGAAGCAGCGGGGCGGACCGAGAGTCGACAGCGAGGACAAGCGGATCGCGTACTTCCACGGTGACTACGCCAACTACAACACCGTCGAGGTCGCGAAGGCGCTCGTCCGCGTGTACGAGGCGTTCGGGTACGAGATCCTCGTCCCCGACCAGCGCTGTTCGGGCACGCCGATGTTCGCCAACGGGATGCTCGACGACGCCCGGCGCTCGGCGGAGGTCAACGTCGAGAGCCTCGGCGACGCCATCGAGCAGGGGTACGACGTGGTCGCCTCCTGTACCTCCTGTTCGATGGCGCTCCGACAGGAGTACCCCGAGCTGTTCGACTTCGAGGGCACCGAGACGGTCGCCGCCAACACCTACGACGCCCTGGAGTACCTGCTGATCAACGAGAACGTGATCGACCCGCTGAGCGAGGTCGACGCCGGCGACCACGACATCCCCGACTTCGCGTACCACGCCCCGTGTCACTCCCGGAACCAGGGCCTCGACCGCCAGGCGGTCGAGCTGTTCCGCCACCTCGACGGCGTGAACGTCGAGGACGTGGGCGACTCCTGCTCGGGGATCTCGGGGACCTACGGCTGGAAGGAGGAGAAGTACGAGTACTCGATGGAGATCGGCGAGGAGATGTTCGAGCACATGGAGCACGCCGAAGGCGAGACCGGCATGACCGAGTGTCCGACCTGCTCGATGCAGATGGAGCACGGCACCGGCTACGAGATCGATCACCCGCTGCAGGTGCTGGAGGCGGCGT
- the glpB gene encoding glycerol-3-phosphate dehydrogenase subunit GlpB gives MAIEADVVVVGGGLAGATAALSAAREGAHVHLISANESTLRQASGLVDALGYPDPDAGATPAADPFDAVDDLPSTHPYRTLGGDALREGLALFDDAVGDPYRGSHTDRNALATTTSGRVKPTARYPRSVAPGLASDERPMLLVGFEAATDFDAPLAAQRLSAAGVPFAVAGTTIAFPGEYRADAAVTRLAHALERDEDAGDGRTTRQRLADRVRPHLDDAGRVGFPAMLGDGRVEEVRADLSDRLGVDVFEVPTGPPSLPGIRLSDRLFEALDEAGVSMTTGTPVVDFETDPDGRIASVTIDRNGARIPYSAGAFVLATGGLVGKGLDSGREAAREDLFGCHVPQPDDRTAWSEAGAFADHAFARFGVRIDGRARPLDAAGDPEFENLTAAGGVVGGADVAREKSASGVSLATGAVAGRTAAEEV, from the coding sequence GTGGCGATTGAGGCTGACGTGGTCGTCGTCGGCGGCGGCCTCGCCGGCGCGACGGCGGCGCTGTCGGCCGCCCGGGAGGGCGCACACGTCCACCTGATCTCGGCGAACGAGAGCACGCTTCGGCAGGCGAGCGGCCTCGTCGACGCGCTCGGCTATCCGGACCCGGACGCGGGAGCGACGCCGGCGGCGGACCCGTTCGACGCCGTCGACGACCTCCCGTCGACCCACCCGTATCGGACCCTCGGGGGGGACGCGCTCCGGGAGGGGCTGGCGCTGTTCGACGACGCCGTCGGCGACCCGTACCGCGGGAGTCACACCGACCGCAACGCGCTCGCGACGACGACCTCGGGGCGGGTGAAGCCGACGGCCAGATACCCGCGAAGCGTCGCGCCCGGCCTCGCGAGCGACGAGCGCCCGATGCTCCTCGTGGGCTTCGAAGCCGCGACGGACTTCGACGCGCCGCTCGCCGCACAGCGCCTCTCGGCCGCGGGCGTCCCGTTCGCCGTTGCGGGCACGACGATCGCGTTCCCCGGGGAGTACCGCGCGGACGCCGCCGTGACGCGGTTGGCGCACGCGCTGGAGAGAGACGAGGACGCAGGGGATGGGCGGACGACCCGGCAGCGGCTCGCCGACCGCGTGCGTCCACACCTCGACGACGCCGGGCGCGTCGGCTTCCCGGCGATGCTGGGCGACGGTCGCGTCGAGGAGGTACGCGCGGACCTGTCCGACCGCCTCGGCGTCGACGTGTTCGAGGTGCCGACGGGGCCGCCGAGCCTGCCGGGGATCCGGCTCTCCGACCGACTGTTCGAGGCGCTCGACGAGGCCGGCGTGTCGATGACGACCGGAACGCCCGTGGTCGACTTCGAGACGGACCCGGACGGTCGGATCGCGTCGGTGACCATCGACCGCAACGGCGCGCGGATACCGTACTCGGCGGGCGCGTTCGTCCTCGCGACTGGCGGGCTAGTCGGCAAAGGGCTCGACTCCGGCCGCGAGGCCGCGCGCGAGGACCTGTTCGGCTGTCACGTCCCCCAGCCGGACGACCGGACGGCGTGGTCGGAGGCGGGCGCGTTCGCCGACCACGCGTTCGCCCGGTTCGGCGTCCGGATCGACGGACGGGCGCGTCCGCTCGACGCCGCCGGGGACCCGGAGTTCGAGAACCTGACGGCCGCCGGCGGCGTCGTCGGCGGCGCTGACGTGGCGCGCGAGAAGTCGGCCAGCGGCGTCTCGCTGGCCACCGGAGCGGTCGCGGGACGCACCGCGGCCGAGGAGGTATGA
- the glpA gene encoding anaerobic glycerol-3-phosphate dehydrogenase subunit GlpA, with protein sequence MSDRTEVLVIGGGSTGCGVARDLATRGVDVTLVEQGNLTHGTTGRMHGLLHSGGRYAVSDQASARECIEENRVLRDIASHCVELTGGLFVKRPEDTEEYFREKLEGCRDCGIPAEVLTAEEAREAEPFLAGDIDKAIRVPDGAVDPFRLCVANAADAEAHGARIETHSPVTDVLVEDGEVVGCEVTHESGSGNRIHGREGGTEEIRADHVVNATGAWAGRVGDMAGVDVEVRPSKGVMTVMNVREVDTVINRCKPKGDADIVVPHETTCILGTTDEEVDDPEDYPEEAWEVDLMIEELSKLVPMLEDARTIRSYWGVRPLYEPPGTGTEDPTDITRDFFLLDHAERDDLPGMTSIVGGKFTTYRLMAEQISDHVCDLLGVNAECTTADRPLPGSEDFSVLRDYMDEFGLRSPIGRRSVQRLGSRADEVLDTDEPNPVVCQCEAVTRAELRDAIDGSGSDLNAVRLRTRASMGNCQGGFCAHRMANELHDADEAFDRPTVDAALDELWQERWKGQRHALWGEQLSQAMLNHLLHATTFNRDGATPEDFSAFDAGAADSATGEGTADDPTADDADGESGPAAADGGVPARDPGGDAGGD encoded by the coding sequence ATGAGCGACCGGACGGAGGTGCTCGTGATCGGCGGCGGCTCGACCGGCTGCGGCGTGGCGCGCGATCTGGCCACCCGCGGGGTCGACGTGACGCTCGTCGAACAGGGCAACCTCACACACGGGACGACGGGGCGGATGCACGGGCTGCTTCACAGCGGCGGACGCTACGCCGTCTCCGACCAGGCCAGCGCCCGGGAGTGTATCGAGGAGAACCGGGTGTTGCGCGACATCGCGAGCCACTGCGTCGAGCTGACGGGCGGGCTGTTCGTCAAGCGCCCGGAGGACACCGAGGAGTACTTTCGGGAGAAGCTGGAGGGGTGTCGCGACTGCGGCATTCCCGCGGAGGTGCTCACCGCCGAGGAGGCCCGCGAGGCGGAGCCGTTCCTCGCGGGCGACATCGACAAGGCGATCCGGGTTCCCGACGGCGCGGTCGACCCCTTCCGCCTGTGCGTCGCGAACGCCGCCGACGCCGAGGCACACGGCGCGCGTATCGAGACGCACTCGCCCGTCACCGACGTGCTCGTCGAGGACGGCGAGGTCGTCGGGTGCGAGGTGACCCACGAATCGGGGTCGGGGAACCGGATCCACGGTCGCGAGGGCGGCACCGAGGAGATACGCGCCGACCACGTCGTCAACGCGACGGGCGCGTGGGCGGGCCGCGTCGGCGACATGGCCGGCGTCGACGTGGAGGTGCGGCCGAGCAAGGGGGTGATGACGGTGATGAACGTCCGCGAGGTCGACACGGTGATCAACCGGTGCAAGCCGAAGGGCGACGCCGACATCGTGGTCCCCCACGAGACCACCTGCATCCTGGGGACGACGGACGAGGAGGTCGACGACCCCGAGGACTACCCCGAGGAGGCGTGGGAGGTCGACCTGATGATCGAGGAGCTGTCGAAGCTGGTGCCGATGCTCGAGGACGCGCGCACCATCCGCTCGTACTGGGGCGTGCGCCCGCTGTACGAGCCGCCGGGCACCGGCACAGAGGACCCCACCGACATCACGCGCGACTTCTTCCTGCTGGATCACGCCGAGCGCGACGACCTGCCGGGGATGACCTCCATCGTCGGCGGGAAGTTCACCACCTACCGCCTGATGGCCGAGCAGATCTCCGATCACGTCTGCGACCTCCTCGGCGTGAACGCCGAGTGCACCACGGCGGACCGACCCCTTCCCGGCAGCGAGGACTTCTCGGTGCTGCGCGACTACATGGACGAGTTCGGCCTGCGCTCGCCGATCGGACGCCGGAGCGTCCAGCGGCTCGGCTCCCGCGCCGACGAGGTGCTCGACACCGACGAGCCGAATCCGGTCGTCTGCCAGTGCGAGGCCGTTACCCGCGCGGAACTCCGGGACGCCATCGACGGCTCGGGGTCGGACCTGAATGCGGTCCGCCTGCGGACCCGCGCGTCGATGGGCAACTGCCAGGGCGGCTTCTGTGCCCACCGGATGGCGAACGAGCTCCACGACGCCGACGAGGCGTTCGACCGCCCGACCGTCGACGCCGCGCTCGACGAGCTGTGGCAGGAGCGCTGGAAGGGACAGCGCCACGCGCTGTGGGGCGAACAGCTCTCGCAGGCGATGCTCAACCACCTGCTGCACGCGACGACGTTCAACCGCGACGGGGCGACGCCCGAGGACTTCTCGGCGTTCGACGCGGGCGCGGCCGACTCGGCGACGGGCGAGGGGACCGCGGACGACCCGACCGCGGACGACGCCGACGGGGAATCCGGACCGGCGGCTGCCGACGGCGGCGTGCCCGCCCGCGACCCGGGAGGTGACGCGGGTGGCGATTGA
- a CDS encoding AAA family ATPase: MDIEDRIARRQRTGDRQRVVLEEEPLSPVWHPEEPVGRGSLVERLLDHFDPVFDGRTPPNGYLHGPGGVGKSAVTVALADRLSESLSSTGDALYTTTRGASAPGVSFVRVDLRRADSTFEFLHAVLDALTAEPVPRRGVGTDELRDRLERQVRGTGPVVVVADHVGEPETVDARTVAERLDAVDGAFAWLAIGRTSPEDADLPTGTEAIGVEPYSRAALTDLLATRADAGLGQGALAHGAVRRLAEWAEGNAGIALSALLGAVEVASRAGEDGVGDDAVDAGMAAVPWPCVPLGRVLALPTNRVRTLAHLVDLDPAERAPVGDCAARIADRMDLTASTVERFLYELAETGVVERVRVEGTDGPGRPPSRIDPRFPTLAFRRLVRRKVEEVPA, from the coding sequence ATGGACATCGAGGACAGGATCGCACGCAGACAGCGTACCGGTGACCGTCAGCGCGTCGTGCTCGAGGAGGAGCCGCTGAGCCCCGTCTGGCACCCCGAGGAGCCGGTCGGCCGCGGCTCGCTCGTCGAGCGACTGCTCGACCACTTCGATCCCGTCTTCGACGGACGGACGCCGCCGAACGGCTACCTCCACGGGCCGGGGGGAGTCGGGAAGTCCGCGGTGACCGTCGCGCTCGCGGACCGGCTCTCGGAGTCGCTGTCCTCGACAGGCGACGCCCTCTACACGACAACTCGCGGGGCCAGCGCCCCGGGCGTCTCGTTCGTCCGGGTCGACCTCCGGCGCGCGGACTCGACGTTCGAGTTCCTCCACGCGGTGCTCGACGCGCTGACCGCCGAGCCGGTGCCACGGCGCGGCGTCGGCACCGACGAACTCCGCGATCGGCTGGAGCGACAGGTGCGGGGCACGGGTCCCGTCGTGGTCGTCGCCGACCACGTGGGCGAACCGGAGACCGTCGACGCGCGGACCGTCGCCGAGCGCCTCGACGCCGTCGACGGGGCGTTCGCCTGGCTCGCGATCGGCCGCACGTCGCCCGAGGACGCGGACCTCCCGACGGGCACGGAGGCGATCGGCGTCGAGCCGTACTCCCGGGCGGCGCTGACCGACCTGCTCGCGACCCGCGCGGACGCGGGACTGGGACAGGGCGCGCTCGCTCACGGCGCGGTTCGCCGGCTCGCGGAGTGGGCCGAAGGAAACGCGGGGATCGCGCTGTCGGCGCTGCTCGGGGCGGTCGAGGTCGCCTCCCGCGCGGGCGAGGACGGCGTCGGCGACGACGCCGTCGACGCGGGGATGGCGGCGGTCCCGTGGCCGTGCGTCCCGCTCGGGCGCGTGCTCGCGCTCCCGACGAACCGGGTGCGGACGCTGGCGCACCTGGTCGACCTGGATCCGGCCGAGCGCGCGCCCGTCGGCGACTGCGCCGCCCGGATCGCCGATCGGATGGACCTGACGGCCTCGACGGTCGAGCGGTTCCTCTACGAACTCGCGGAGACGGGCGTCGTCGAGCGCGTGCGCGTCGAGGGCACGGACGGTCCGGGACGGCCGCCGAGCCGGATCGATCCCCGGTTCCCGACGCTCGCGTTCCGTCGGCTCGTCCGGCGGAAGGTGGAGGAGGTCCCCGCCTGA
- the glpK gene encoding glycerol kinase GlpK: protein MANTYVGAIDQGTTGTRFMVFDHAGQVVANAYRTHEQIYPEPGWVEHDPTEIWENTKAVVTAGLEEAGLDATQLEALGITNQRETTVVWDEATGRPVHNALVWQDRRTTDRIEELEAEDKIEWIRETTGLEADAYFSATKTEWILDNAEPLKLQASRSEDVRDRAEHGELLMGTIDSWLIYNLTGEHITDVTNASRTMLYDIRGLEWDDDLLAEFRVPESMLPEVRPSSDEAYYGHTDPDGFLGAEVPVAGALGDQQAAMFGQTCFDAGDAKNTYGTGSFYLMNTGTEAVESDHGLLTTIGFQLSGEPVQYALEGSIFVTGAAIEWLEDVDLINNAAQTAELARSVDSTDGVYMVPAFTGLGAPHWDGRARGTIVGMTRGTRKEHVVRATLESIAYQTRDVAEAMEADSGVETTSLRVDGGAVKNNFLCQLQSDIIQTDIARPQVDETTALGSAYAAGLAVGYWDSVDDLRENWQVDREFSPEMDADDADRMYGRWDDAVERSLDWARED, encoded by the coding sequence ATGGCCAACACGTACGTCGGCGCGATCGATCAGGGAACGACCGGGACGCGGTTCATGGTGTTCGACCACGCGGGACAGGTCGTCGCCAACGCGTACCGGACGCACGAACAGATCTATCCCGAACCCGGGTGGGTCGAACACGACCCGACGGAGATATGGGAGAACACGAAGGCGGTCGTCACCGCGGGGCTCGAGGAGGCGGGCCTCGACGCGACCCAGTTGGAGGCGCTCGGGATCACGAACCAACGCGAGACGACGGTCGTCTGGGACGAGGCGACCGGCAGGCCCGTCCACAACGCGCTCGTGTGGCAGGACCGTCGGACGACCGATCGAATCGAGGAGCTGGAGGCCGAGGACAAGATCGAGTGGATCCGCGAGACGACCGGACTCGAGGCCGACGCGTACTTCTCGGCGACGAAGACGGAGTGGATCCTCGACAACGCCGAGCCGCTGAAGCTGCAGGCGTCCCGGAGCGAGGACGTTCGCGACCGCGCCGAACACGGCGAGCTCCTGATGGGCACCATCGATAGCTGGCTCATCTACAACCTGACGGGCGAGCACATCACCGACGTGACGAACGCCTCGCGGACGATGCTGTACGACATCCGCGGGCTGGAGTGGGACGACGACCTCCTCGCGGAGTTTCGCGTCCCCGAGTCGATGCTTCCGGAGGTGCGCCCCTCCTCCGACGAGGCGTACTACGGCCACACCGATCCCGACGGGTTCCTCGGGGCGGAGGTGCCGGTCGCGGGCGCGCTGGGCGACCAACAGGCGGCGATGTTCGGCCAGACGTGCTTCGACGCCGGCGACGCGAAGAACACCTACGGCACCGGCTCCTTTTACCTGATGAACACGGGCACCGAGGCGGTCGAGTCCGACCACGGCCTGCTCACGACGATCGGCTTCCAACTGTCCGGCGAGCCGGTGCAGTACGCGCTGGAGGGGTCGATCTTCGTCACCGGCGCGGCCATCGAGTGGCTGGAGGACGTGGACCTGATCAACAACGCCGCCCAGACGGCCGAGCTCGCTCGATCGGTCGACTCAACCGACGGCGTGTACATGGTCCCGGCGTTCACCGGCCTGGGCGCGCCCCACTGGGACGGTCGCGCCCGCGGCACCATCGTCGGCATGACCCGAGGGACGCGCAAGGAGCACGTCGTCCGCGCGACGCTGGAGTCGATCGCGTATCAGACGCGCGACGTGGCCGAGGCGATGGAGGCCGACTCCGGCGTCGAGACCACGAGCCTGCGCGTCGACGGCGGCGCTGTGAAGAACAACTTCCTGTGTCAGCTCCAGTCGGACATCATCCAGACGGACATCGCCCGCCCGCAGGTCGACGAGACGACCGCGCTCGGCTCGGCGTACGCCGCCGGGCTCGCGGTCGGCTACTGGGACTCCGTCGACGACCTGCGCGAGAACTGGCAGGTCGACCGGGAGTTCTCCCCGGAGATGGACGCGGACGACGCCGACCGGATGTACGGTCGCTGGGACGACGCGGTCGAGCGCTCGCTGGACTGGGCGAGGGAGGACTGA
- a CDS encoding molybdopterin-binding protein has protein sequence MHVALVTVGDELLAGDTVNTNASWLGERLTARGVAVERVTTVPDRVGDIAAVVSEYRDAYDAVLVTGGVGPTHDDVTMDGVAAAVGVDLVSNGEALAYLTDHGGYAAEDLTEGTTHLPAGARVVHNEVGVAPGCVIDSVYVFPGVPAELHAMFESVADEFAGEEPHTAVVETPEPESRLLDRLAEVRERYDVAVGSYPGEHVRVKFTATDEALVEEAAAWFRERVESVDGGDDSGDAAE, from the coding sequence ATGCACGTCGCGCTCGTCACCGTCGGCGACGAACTGCTCGCGGGCGACACCGTGAACACGAACGCCTCGTGGCTCGGCGAGCGCCTCACCGCCCGCGGCGTCGCCGTCGAGCGCGTCACGACCGTCCCGGACCGCGTCGGCGACATCGCGGCCGTCGTTAGCGAGTACCGCGACGCCTACGACGCCGTGCTCGTCACCGGCGGGGTCGGTCCGACCCACGACGACGTGACGATGGACGGCGTCGCCGCCGCGGTCGGCGTCGACCTCGTCTCCAACGGCGAGGCGCTGGCGTATCTCACCGATCACGGGGGGTACGCCGCCGAGGACCTTACCGAGGGCACGACCCACCTCCCCGCCGGCGCGCGCGTCGTCCACAACGAGGTCGGCGTCGCGCCCGGCTGCGTGATCGACTCGGTGTACGTGTTCCCCGGCGTGCCCGCGGAGCTCCACGCGATGTTCGAGTCGGTCGCCGACGAGTTCGCCGGCGAGGAGCCGCACACCGCCGTCGTGGAGACGCCGGAGCCGGAGTCGCGCCTGCTCGACCGGCTCGCCGAGGTGCGCGAGCGCTACGACGTGGCCGTCGGCTCGTATCCCGGCGAGCACGTCCGAGTGAAATTCACGGCCACCGACGAGGCGCTCGTCGAGGAGGCGGCCGCGTGGTTCCGCGAGCGCGTCGAGTCGGTCGACGGCGGCGACGACAGCGGCGACGCCGCCGAGTGA
- a CDS encoding 5'/3'-nucleotidase SurE, producing the protein MSASDGPRFLLTNDDGIDSPGFRALYDELAELGEVVGVAPADDQSAVGRALSGGVEVREHELGYAIEGTPADCTVVGLGSLCPDADMVVAGCNKGANIGAYVLGRSGTVSAAVEAAFFGVPAMAVSLYVPGGTGDAWREKATDADDYRGAVAAAGYLAERATEAGVFEEADYLNVNAPWDAGDDAPARMEVTRPSTLYDMTAERDGDRVELLDRTWDRMLEGDIPDPVGTDRRAIVEGRVSVSPLTAPHSVRHHEALDGLAADYE; encoded by the coding sequence ATGAGCGCAAGCGACGGACCCAGGTTCCTGTTGACGAACGACGACGGCATCGACAGCCCCGGGTTTCGCGCGTTGTACGACGAACTGGCGGAACTGGGCGAGGTGGTCGGGGTCGCGCCCGCCGACGATCAGTCGGCGGTCGGGCGGGCGCTCTCGGGGGGCGTCGAGGTCCGCGAGCACGAACTCGGCTACGCCATCGAGGGGACGCCGGCCGACTGCACCGTCGTCGGACTGGGGTCGCTGTGTCCCGACGCCGACATGGTCGTCGCCGGCTGTAACAAGGGCGCGAACATCGGGGCGTACGTCCTCGGGCGCTCGGGCACGGTCTCGGCGGCGGTCGAGGCGGCCTTCTTCGGCGTGCCCGCGATGGCGGTGTCGCTGTACGTCCCCGGCGGCACCGGCGACGCCTGGCGCGAGAAGGCGACCGACGCCGACGACTACCGCGGCGCGGTCGCGGCCGCCGGCTACCTCGCCGAGCGCGCCACCGAGGCCGGCGTGTTCGAGGAGGCCGACTACCTGAACGTGAACGCGCCGTGGGACGCCGGCGACGACGCCCCCGCGCGCATGGAGGTGACCCGCCCCTCGACGCTGTACGACATGACCGCCGAGCGCGACGGCGACCGCGTGGAACTGCTCGATCGCACCTGGGACCGGATGCTCGAGGGCGACATCCCGGACCCGGTCGGCACCGACCGTCGAGCCATCGTCGAGGGACGCGTGTCGGTGTCGCCGCTGACTGCGCCCCACTCGGTCAGACACCACGAGGCGCTCGACGGACTGGCCGCCGACTACGAATAG
- a CDS encoding PRC-barrel domain-containing protein yields the protein MASDSTPVTALADKQVYTADGERVGRVVDVVVDLMDAGEVSLALADVERRTLGTLPSESAGLTIPFRYVRGVNDAVVLRISAREAAFPLPGSRDRGGDAGPDVDGDAGLGAEAPDGDAREGSAGGRTDSPRDDDAADDDPIV from the coding sequence ATGGCGTCCGACTCCACCCCGGTCACCGCGCTCGCGGACAAGCAGGTGTACACCGCCGACGGCGAGCGCGTCGGCCGAGTCGTCGACGTGGTCGTCGACCTCATGGACGCCGGCGAGGTGTCGCTCGCGCTCGCGGACGTCGAGCGCCGGACGCTGGGAACGCTCCCGAGCGAGTCGGCGGGACTCACGATCCCGTTCCGCTACGTCAGGGGCGTCAACGACGCGGTCGTGTTACGCATCTCCGCGCGCGAGGCGGCGTTCCCGCTCCCGGGGTCGCGCGACCGAGGCGGCGACGCCGGTCCCGACGTGGACGGCGATGCGGGCCTCGGGGCGGAGGCACCGGACGGCGACGCACGCGAGGGCTCCGCCGGCGGCCGAACGGACTCACCCCGCGACGACGACGCCGCGGACGACGATCCCATCGTCTGA
- a CDS encoding DUF5798 family protein, with amino-acid sequence MGLGSTAKKLQTVADLAEKLYAKVNEIRERVEAMQGAVQTTEERVKTLERDLAEQRAIVEAMAEAEGIDVAAVVDDVDHDGDEPTDETAGDAGESPADTTADGDDSTTVDGDA; translated from the coding sequence ATGGGACTCGGAAGCACGGCGAAGAAGCTCCAGACGGTCGCCGACCTCGCCGAGAAGCTGTACGCGAAGGTCAACGAGATCCGCGAGCGCGTCGAGGCCATGCAGGGGGCCGTCCAGACCACCGAGGAGCGGGTGAAGACGCTCGAGCGCGACCTCGCCGAACAGCGCGCGATCGTCGAGGCCATGGCGGAGGCCGAGGGGATCGACGTGGCCGCCGTCGTCGACGACGTCGACCACGACGGCGACGAGCCGACCGACGAGACCGCCGGCGACGCGGGCGAGAGCCCCGCCGACACGACCGCTGACGGCGACGACAGCACGACCGTCGACGGCGACGCCTGA
- a CDS encoding PLP-dependent cysteine synthase family protein produces the protein MTTHREPLDSVLETIGETPLVRVHAAPDEVPVYAKLETFNPGASVKDRIGRHMLERMLEEGTISPGGTVVEPTAGNTGIGFAVAAGQLDVNAVFVVPERFSVEKQQLMRALGAEVVNTPSEDGMGRAIERAHELADELDDAVVPQQFSNPLNAEAHYATTGPEVFDALDGEVGAIVAGMGTGGTLMGMADYAREQGSEARIVGVQPEGSTYGDLFGEDAEEGEYKTEGIGTHDVSTNELVDPETLDDLKTVPDRAVHEEMARLAREEGQLVASSAAANSLAAVEVAEAIRDGDVDAPHDAVVTVFCDSSERYLSKGVYREFEEWQG, from the coding sequence ATGACCACGCACCGCGAGCCCCTCGACTCCGTGCTGGAGACGATCGGGGAGACGCCGCTCGTCCGGGTACACGCCGCGCCCGACGAGGTGCCGGTGTACGCGAAGCTGGAGACGTTCAACCCCGGCGCGTCGGTGAAGGACCGCATCGGGAGGCACATGCTCGAACGCATGCTCGAGGAGGGGACGATCTCCCCCGGCGGCACCGTCGTCGAGCCGACCGCGGGCAACACAGGCATCGGCTTCGCGGTCGCGGCCGGACAGCTCGACGTGAACGCGGTGTTCGTCGTGCCCGAGCGCTTCAGCGTCGAGAAGCAGCAGCTCATGCGCGCGCTCGGCGCGGAGGTCGTCAACACGCCCAGCGAGGACGGCATGGGCCGGGCCATCGAGCGCGCCCACGAACTCGCCGACGAACTCGACGACGCGGTCGTCCCACAGCAGTTCTCGAACCCCCTGAACGCGGAGGCGCACTACGCGACGACCGGACCGGAGGTGTTCGACGCGCTCGACGGCGAGGTCGGCGCGATCGTCGCCGGGATGGGCACCGGCGGGACGCTGATGGGGATGGCCGACTACGCCCGCGAGCAGGGCTCGGAGGCGCGGATCGTCGGCGTCCAGCCCGAGGGGTCGACGTACGGCGACCTGTTCGGCGAGGACGCCGAGGAGGGCGAGTACAAGACCGAGGGGATCGGTACCCACGACGTGTCGACGAACGAGCTCGTGGACCCCGAGACGCTGGACGACCTGAAGACGGTCCCCGACCGTGCCGTCCACGAGGAGATGGCCCGGCTCGCACGCGAGGAGGGGCAACTCGTCGCCTCCAGCGCGGCCGCGAACTCGCTGGCGGCGGTCGAGGTCGCCGAGGCGATCCGCGACGGCGACGTGGACGCCCCGCACGACGCGGTCGTCACTGTGTTTTGCGACTCCAGCGAGCGCTACCTCTCGAAGGGCGTCTACCGCGAGTTCGAGGAGTGGCAGGGCTGA